A genomic segment from Streptomyces sp. NBC_00459 encodes:
- a CDS encoding M23 family metallopeptidase, translating into MFVAVLTALAATVSTASAAPGTARSALAAPAARPDFKLPFACGQTWQLQTYRGHAPDDKKLDMYRVGGSTLGSLVAASAAGTVTERFEPGGLEINHGNGWFTVYLHMDRVDVRLGQQVASGTTLGRLGLVGTTSAHLHYEQLFDSNGDNDGETDEMVHPVIQGTEYRLSPDDVFPKVTSTNACGGGGEPTKYWVDTFADATGYDAVDCVGDSRPQCAPQGKLLKGTNYVLCKKAGDEVRVGDSYNHWWLLTDLDEVAPGGKGRAFVSAYYLQRWGNDEAKDNDGLVIRNCRDDEVPA; encoded by the coding sequence ATGTTCGTGGCGGTCCTGACTGCTCTGGCGGCCACGGTATCGACGGCTTCCGCCGCGCCGGGGACCGCGCGTTCGGCGCTCGCGGCACCGGCCGCAAGGCCCGATTTCAAACTGCCTTTCGCCTGCGGGCAGACCTGGCAGCTGCAGACGTACCGGGGTCATGCGCCCGACGACAAGAAGCTCGACATGTACCGGGTCGGCGGGAGCACCCTCGGCTCGCTGGTGGCCGCGTCCGCGGCCGGCACGGTCACCGAGCGCTTCGAGCCGGGCGGCCTGGAGATCAACCACGGCAACGGTTGGTTCACGGTCTATCTGCACATGGACCGCGTCGATGTGCGCCTCGGACAGCAGGTCGCCTCCGGGACCACGCTCGGGCGGCTGGGCCTGGTCGGTACGACCTCGGCGCATCTGCACTACGAGCAGCTCTTCGACAGCAACGGGGACAACGACGGCGAAACCGACGAGATGGTGCACCCGGTGATCCAGGGGACCGAGTACCGGCTCTCACCGGACGACGTCTTCCCCAAGGTGACCAGTACCAACGCCTGTGGCGGAGGCGGCGAGCCCACCAAGTACTGGGTGGACACCTTCGCCGACGCGACCGGCTACGACGCAGTCGACTGCGTCGGTGACAGCAGGCCGCAGTGCGCGCCCCAGGGCAAGCTGCTCAAGGGCACCAACTACGTCCTGTGCAAGAAGGCGGGCGACGAGGTGCGGGTGGGCGACTCGTACAACCACTGGTGGCTGCTGACCGACCTCGACGAGGTGGCGCCCGGTGGGAAGGGCCGTGCCTTTGTGTCGGCGTACTACCTCCAACGCTGGGGGAACGACGAGGCCAAGGACAACGACGGCCTGGTGATCCGTAACTGCAGGGATGACGAGGTCCCCGCGTGA
- a CDS encoding serine/threonine-protein kinase: MADTRLIQGRYRLIDLIGRGGMGEVWRARDESLGRQVAVKCLKPLGPHHDHSFTRVLRERFRREARVAAALQHRGVTVVHDFGESDGVLYLVMELLDGRNLSQLLEDNKHHPLRVPDVVDIADQVAAALAYTHEQGIVHRDLKPANIMRLTDGTVKICDFGIARLGHDIGFTSRLTGTGIAMGTPHYMSPEQISGSEVDQRSDLYSFGCVLYELATGVPPFDLDDAWAVLIGHRDTPPEPPRSHRSEIPEFLERVILALLAKLPDERPRDARELARRISAGRATPLYVPTVVSPQPHLRPPEPAVREPRLPSWTRGMTSGHKATGAGTGAVPPDPSAGLTGDWIARPVTGRPEASLPQLPPAPSPQALNALAGRHNAGLSLGRLGRWAEAGEVHRAVAAEREHILGPAHPETLASRYEVGFTLSRTGRAADALREYTHVARERERVLGADHPDTLAARQEMAYVLGQLGRHFDAHQAYTAVLAARERTMGPDHPDTLRCRHNLAFNLSRLGRLEDSYRMACEVAAARARVLGATHPDTLVTQYEVAYALGQLGRWPEALQTYQEVAGARAEALGPDHPDTLAARYEVGISLGRLGRSVEALKLYRDLIDDRTRVNGPAHSETLRARHGLGVNLGRLDRWEEALAESRDVCAIRERILGADHPDTLVSRREVAVGLGWLGRWPDALAEYRRVATAREQVLGADHPDTLASRNDEAHCLEQLGRGAEAVELYRRVAVLRQQRASGH; encoded by the coding sequence ATGGCGGACACCAGACTGATCCAGGGCCGGTACCGGCTGATCGATCTGATCGGGCGCGGCGGCATGGGGGAAGTGTGGCGTGCTCGCGACGAGTCGCTGGGGCGCCAGGTCGCCGTGAAGTGTCTGAAGCCCCTCGGGCCGCACCACGACCACTCCTTCACGCGTGTCCTGCGGGAGCGGTTCCGGCGCGAGGCGCGGGTGGCCGCCGCGTTGCAGCACCGCGGGGTGACCGTCGTGCACGACTTCGGCGAGTCCGACGGGGTGCTCTATCTCGTCATGGAGTTGCTGGACGGGCGCAATCTGAGCCAGCTCCTGGAGGACAACAAGCACCATCCGCTGCGCGTCCCGGACGTCGTCGACATCGCAGACCAGGTCGCTGCCGCCCTCGCCTACACCCACGAACAGGGCATCGTCCACCGTGATCTGAAGCCCGCGAACATCATGCGGTTGACCGACGGTACGGTGAAGATCTGCGACTTCGGCATAGCGCGCCTCGGCCACGACATCGGCTTCACCTCCCGGCTCACCGGCACCGGAATCGCGATGGGCACCCCGCACTACATGTCGCCGGAGCAGATCAGCGGCAGCGAGGTCGACCAGCGCAGCGACCTGTACTCCTTCGGCTGCGTCCTCTACGAACTGGCCACCGGGGTACCGCCGTTCGACCTCGACGACGCCTGGGCGGTGCTCATAGGGCACCGTGACACCCCACCCGAGCCCCCGCGCAGCCACCGCTCCGAGATCCCCGAGTTCCTGGAGCGGGTCATCCTGGCCCTCCTCGCCAAGCTGCCTGACGAACGCCCTCGCGACGCAAGGGAGTTGGCCCGCCGGATCAGCGCGGGCCGGGCCACCCCGCTGTATGTGCCGACCGTCGTCTCCCCACAGCCCCACCTCCGGCCCCCCGAACCCGCCGTCCGTGAACCCCGGCTGCCGTCCTGGACCCGGGGCATGACTTCCGGCCACAAGGCGACCGGCGCCGGGACCGGCGCCGTACCCCCGGACCCGTCGGCAGGCCTCACCGGCGACTGGATCGCCCGGCCGGTCACCGGCCGCCCCGAGGCATCCCTGCCACAACTGCCGCCCGCGCCCTCGCCGCAGGCGCTCAACGCGCTGGCCGGGCGGCACAACGCGGGCCTGAGCCTGGGACGCCTCGGGCGTTGGGCCGAGGCGGGCGAGGTGCACCGCGCGGTCGCCGCCGAACGCGAACACATCCTCGGACCCGCCCACCCCGAGACTCTCGCCAGCCGCTACGAGGTCGGCTTCACCCTCAGCCGCACCGGCCGCGCCGCCGACGCCCTGCGTGAGTACACCCATGTGGCCCGGGAGCGGGAGCGGGTGCTCGGCGCCGACCACCCGGACACGCTGGCCGCCCGCCAGGAAATGGCTTACGTCCTGGGGCAGTTGGGCCGTCACTTCGACGCACACCAGGCCTATACGGCCGTTCTGGCCGCCCGGGAGCGCACGATGGGCCCCGACCATCCGGACACCCTGCGCTGCCGCCACAACCTCGCCTTCAACCTGAGTCGTCTGGGGCGCCTGGAGGACTCGTACCGCATGGCCTGCGAGGTGGCGGCGGCGCGCGCCCGGGTGCTCGGCGCCACCCATCCGGACACACTGGTCACTCAGTACGAAGTCGCCTACGCACTCGGTCAGTTGGGGCGCTGGCCCGAGGCTCTCCAGACTTACCAGGAGGTCGCCGGGGCGCGCGCCGAGGCACTGGGCCCCGATCACCCCGACACCCTGGCCGCCCGCTACGAGGTCGGGATCAGCCTCGGGCGGCTCGGCCGCAGCGTGGAGGCCCTCAAGCTGTACCGCGACCTGATCGACGACCGCACCCGCGTCAACGGCCCCGCGCACTCCGAGACCCTGCGTGCCCGGCACGGTCTCGGCGTCAACCTCGGCCGTCTCGACCGCTGGGAGGAGGCGCTCGCCGAGTCCCGTGACGTGTGCGCGATCCGCGAACGGATCCTGGGCGCCGACCACCCGGACACGCTGGTCAGCCGCCGGGAGGTGGCCGTCGGCCTCGGCTGGCTCGGCCGCTGGCCCGATGCCCTGGCCGAGTACCGGCGGGTCGCCACGGCCCGCGAGCAGGTGCTCGGCGCCGACCACCCCGACACCCTCGCCAGCCGCAACGACGAGGCCCACTGCCTGGAACAGCTCGGCCGGGGCGCCGAGGCCGTCGAGCTGTACCGGAGGGTGGCGGTTCTGCGGCAGCAGCGGGCGTCCGGTCACTGA
- a CDS encoding SDR family NAD(P)-dependent oxidoreductase codes for MTSIAIVGAGPQMGLAIARTFGTRGFDVALISRNREKLDGVVGKLAAEGITAAAFPANVLDRAGLTHALKEASAEFGGIDVLEYSPVGSFGITTLTAPATTEPSDVEFEMNFQLYGAIAATKAVLPAMREAGAGTLLYTTGAGSIWPDPRVANVNAAAAALRNWVMNLHKELADADTGIQAAHIGIDSSIGVSVIPGIEAAQPEQIAPLYWDLHTTRRDEAEAVFRLDGEAFPRA; via the coding sequence GTGACCAGCATCGCCATCGTCGGAGCCGGCCCCCAGATGGGCCTGGCCATCGCCCGCACCTTCGGCACCCGGGGATTCGACGTCGCCCTGATCTCGCGCAACCGCGAGAAGCTCGACGGAGTCGTCGGCAAGCTCGCCGCCGAGGGCATCACCGCCGCCGCGTTCCCCGCGAACGTGCTCGACCGCGCCGGCCTCACCCACGCGCTCAAGGAGGCGTCCGCCGAGTTCGGTGGGATCGACGTCCTGGAGTACTCCCCCGTGGGATCGTTCGGCATCACCACGCTGACCGCTCCGGCCACCACCGAGCCGTCCGATGTGGAGTTCGAGATGAACTTCCAGCTGTACGGCGCCATCGCCGCGACCAAGGCGGTGCTGCCGGCGATGCGTGAGGCCGGTGCGGGCACCCTGCTCTACACCACCGGTGCCGGCTCGATCTGGCCCGACCCGCGGGTGGCCAACGTCAACGCAGCCGCGGCGGCGCTGCGCAACTGGGTGATGAACCTGCACAAGGAACTCGCCGACGCCGACACCGGCATCCAGGCCGCCCACATCGGCATCGACTCGTCGATCGGCGTCTCCGTCATCCCGGGCATCGAGGCGGCCCAACCCGAACAGATCGCCCCGCTCTACTGGGACCTGCACACCACCCGGCGCGACGAGGCCGAGGCCGTCTTCCGCCTCGACGGCGAGGCATTCCCCCGAGCCTGA
- a CDS encoding TetR/AcrR family transcriptional regulator, which yields MNPRAQRSDEPAAQPLRSDAERNRERIIAAARRVFAHDGLHASMASVAREAGVGIATIFRRFPTKEELVAAVFADRMDAYADAVAVALDDPDPWHGFVGYIETACAMQAADYGFADVLTTTFPTAKAMEDRRNEAYEGMVRLISRAKATGRLRADFDPSDLVLIHMANAGVVNATGEAAPDAWRRVVALMIQSLEAPARGTLPPSPAHDALYQAMLRNAPAGVAAPAPGKGG from the coding sequence ATGAACCCTCGCGCCCAGCGCTCTGACGAACCCGCCGCCCAGCCGCTGCGCAGCGACGCCGAGCGCAACCGGGAGCGGATCATCGCCGCCGCTCGCCGGGTGTTCGCGCACGACGGTCTGCACGCCTCCATGGCCTCCGTGGCCCGTGAGGCGGGGGTGGGGATCGCCACGATCTTCCGCCGTTTCCCCACGAAGGAGGAGCTGGTCGCCGCCGTCTTCGCCGATCGCATGGACGCCTACGCGGACGCGGTCGCCGTCGCCCTCGACGACCCCGACCCCTGGCACGGTTTCGTCGGCTACATCGAGACCGCCTGCGCGATGCAGGCGGCCGACTACGGCTTCGCCGATGTCCTGACCACGACCTTCCCCACTGCCAAAGCGATGGAGGACCGCCGCAACGAGGCGTACGAGGGCATGGTGCGGCTCATCAGCCGCGCCAAGGCCACGGGCCGGCTCCGCGCGGACTTCGACCCCTCCGACCTGGTACTGATCCACATGGCCAACGCCGGCGTCGTCAACGCCACCGGCGAAGCCGCCCCCGACGCCTGGCGTCGCGTCGTCGCCCTGATGATCCAGTCCCTGGAGGCGCCCGCCCGCGGAACCCTGCCCCCCTCACCCGCACACGACGCCCTCTACCAGGCGATGCTCCGCAACGCCCCCGCCGGTGTCGCCGCACCCGCACCCGGGAAGGGCGGCTGA
- a CDS encoding oxygenase MpaB family protein codes for MDGTRVGDPGLFGPRSVTWQLHSDPMMWVAGVRALYFQALHPRAVRGVTQNSDFGKEAWGRLMRTASFVGTTTYGTTEAAEKAGARVRKIHRMLSAVDPDTGERYGVDEPGLLLWVHCAEIDSYLHILRRSGYPIADAHADRYIREHLVSARLVGLDPDAVPANQAEMRAYFEKVRPELAVGADARVVDDFLLRPPTHPLLVPARELVWRRVAQLAYASLPPYAHELYGRAAAEPAAVTRQLRATGTLLRRVPARLRWQLPPKHVLRAMARLGPGSRPAPYKLGG; via the coding sequence GTGGACGGCACACGCGTAGGCGATCCGGGACTGTTCGGCCCCCGGTCCGTGACGTGGCAGTTGCACAGCGACCCCATGATGTGGGTCGCCGGAGTCCGCGCGCTGTACTTCCAGGCGCTGCATCCGCGAGCGGTGCGTGGGGTCACGCAGAACTCGGACTTCGGGAAAGAGGCCTGGGGCCGGCTGATGCGCACCGCGAGCTTCGTCGGCACCACGACCTACGGGACCACGGAAGCGGCCGAGAAGGCGGGCGCCCGGGTCCGGAAGATCCACCGCATGCTGTCCGCCGTCGACCCGGACACCGGGGAGCGCTACGGCGTCGACGAGCCCGGACTGCTGCTGTGGGTGCACTGCGCCGAGATCGACTCCTATCTGCACATCCTGCGCCGCTCCGGATACCCGATCGCCGACGCGCACGCCGACCGGTACATCCGGGAACACCTGGTCAGCGCCCGCCTGGTGGGTCTCGACCCCGACGCCGTACCGGCGAACCAGGCCGAGATGCGCGCCTACTTCGAGAAGGTCCGGCCCGAACTGGCCGTCGGAGCAGATGCGCGCGTGGTGGACGACTTCCTCCTCCGCCCGCCGACGCATCCGCTGCTCGTCCCGGCGCGTGAGCTGGTGTGGCGGCGCGTGGCGCAGCTGGCGTACGCCTCTCTGCCGCCGTACGCCCATGAGTTGTACGGCCGAGCCGCAGCCGAACCGGCCGCCGTCACCCGGCAGTTGCGTGCCACCGGCACCCTGCTGCGCCGCGTTCCCGCACGTCTTCGCTGGCAACTCCCGCCCAAACACGTGCTGCGGGCCATGGCACGGCTCGGCCCCGGCTCGCGCCCCGCGCCGTACAAACTCGGAGGATAG
- a CDS encoding MMPL family transporter, producing the protein MATFLYRLGRLSFRRRRIVVMLWVAVLAAIGIGAMSAPGTSSGALSVPGTQSQRAIDLLRKEFPQASADGATARVVFEAPSGQKLTSAANKAVVESLVAKLEKSPQVSGVTDPFSSGLFSKSGTIAYAQVSYKVPEADVSGAAHAVQADVVQQGEKAGLKVSLGGNAVKDKAASKVAELIGVGVAAIVLVITFGSMIAAGLPLLTAILGVAAAVLSVTLATHFFDLASASTTLALMLGLAVAIDYALFIVSRYRNEIRDGHEPEEACGRALGTAGSAVVFAGLTVIVALSGLTVIGIGTLTSMGLASAFAVAVAVVIALTLLPAVLGFAGMRIMKSRMLTPRMKALERGEGESMGVRWAKFVTRNPIKVLAVAVAALAVLAIPAMSLRMALNDDSGKPPGSTQRIAYDTLSKGFGPGFNGPLTVVVDARDSDDPKAAAQDAYTMLSKLDDVAAVRPPSFNEAGDVALLGAIPKSAATSEATKDLVGEIRGHGAALHQDTGADLMVTGLTAVNIDVSTKLSDALIPYLAIVVGLALVLLLLVFRSIVIPLKAALGFLLSVVSTLGVLVAVFQWGWLKDLFGVDQTGPIVSLLPILLIGVVFGLAMDYEVFLVSRMREEYVHGAEPTQAIVRGFRHSGRVVTAAAVIMVSVFSGFLLDDAALIKSIGLGLAAAVFFDAFVVRMTIVPAVMALLGHRAWALPKWLDRVLPNVDVEGEKLRHALEAPQTDSAPEPVLAGVAAGIHGGSDSHSAPHVLTGVHASGAPDAPAPAPQAPGRGHGLSGLKQRLARGGDTNVPAGTTESEAPARRKLLRNPMRRR; encoded by the coding sequence GTGGCCACCTTTCTCTATCGGCTCGGCCGGCTGTCGTTCCGGCGGCGACGCATCGTCGTGATGCTGTGGGTCGCCGTCCTGGCCGCCATCGGCATCGGCGCCATGAGTGCGCCCGGCACATCCTCCGGGGCCCTGAGCGTTCCGGGCACACAGTCGCAGCGGGCGATCGACCTGCTGCGGAAGGAGTTCCCGCAGGCCTCCGCCGACGGCGCCACGGCCCGTGTGGTGTTCGAGGCGCCCAGCGGGCAGAAGCTCACCTCCGCCGCGAACAAGGCCGTGGTCGAGTCCCTGGTGGCGAAGCTGGAGAAGTCGCCGCAGGTGTCGGGCGTCACTGATCCCTTCAGCAGCGGCCTGTTCAGCAAGTCCGGCACCATCGCCTACGCCCAGGTGTCCTACAAGGTCCCCGAGGCCGATGTCAGCGGCGCGGCCCACGCCGTCCAGGCCGACGTCGTCCAGCAGGGCGAGAAGGCCGGCCTGAAAGTGAGCCTGGGCGGCAACGCCGTCAAGGACAAGGCCGCGAGCAAGGTGGCCGAGCTGATCGGTGTCGGGGTCGCCGCCATTGTTCTGGTGATCACCTTCGGCTCGATGATCGCGGCCGGACTGCCCCTGCTCACAGCGATCCTCGGAGTGGCCGCGGCCGTCCTGTCGGTCACGCTCGCCACGCACTTCTTCGATCTGGCCTCGGCCTCAACGACCCTGGCACTGATGCTGGGTCTGGCCGTCGCCATCGACTACGCCCTGTTCATCGTCTCCCGCTACCGCAACGAGATCCGCGACGGCCACGAACCGGAGGAAGCGTGCGGACGTGCCCTGGGCACCGCCGGGTCCGCGGTCGTCTTCGCCGGCTTGACCGTGATCGTCGCGCTGAGCGGCCTGACCGTCATCGGTATCGGCACGCTCACCTCCATGGGGCTGGCCTCCGCCTTCGCCGTGGCCGTCGCCGTGGTCATCGCGCTGACCCTGCTGCCCGCCGTGCTCGGCTTCGCCGGTATGCGGATCATGAAGAGCAGGATGCTGACCCCTCGTATGAAGGCGCTGGAGCGCGGCGAGGGCGAGTCGATGGGTGTGCGCTGGGCGAAGTTCGTCACCCGCAACCCGATCAAGGTGCTCGCGGTCGCGGTGGCCGCCCTGGCCGTGCTGGCCATCCCCGCGATGTCCCTGCGGATGGCCCTGAACGACGACTCCGGCAAGCCCCCCGGCAGCACCCAGCGCATCGCCTACGACACCCTCAGCAAGGGCTTCGGGCCGGGCTTCAACGGACCGCTCACCGTAGTCGTCGACGCCCGTGACAGCGACGATCCCAAAGCAGCCGCCCAGGACGCTTACACCATGCTGAGCAAGCTGGACGATGTCGCCGCCGTTCGTCCTCCCTCCTTCAACGAGGCCGGTGACGTGGCCCTGCTCGGCGCCATTCCCAAGAGCGCCGCCACCAGTGAGGCCACCAAGGACCTCGTGGGCGAGATACGCGGCCACGGCGCCGCCCTGCACCAGGACACCGGCGCCGACCTGATGGTCACCGGTCTGACCGCCGTCAACATCGACGTCAGCACCAAGCTCTCCGACGCCCTCATCCCGTATCTGGCCATCGTCGTGGGTCTGGCCCTGGTGCTGCTCCTGCTGGTCTTCCGGTCGATCGTGATCCCGCTCAAGGCCGCCCTGGGCTTCCTGCTCAGCGTGGTGTCGACCCTCGGTGTCCTGGTCGCGGTCTTCCAGTGGGGCTGGCTGAAGGACCTCTTCGGCGTCGACCAGACCGGCCCCATCGTCAGCCTGCTGCCCATCCTGCTGATCGGCGTCGTGTTCGGACTCGCCATGGACTACGAGGTCTTCCTCGTCTCCCGGATGCGGGAGGAGTACGTCCACGGCGCCGAACCCACGCAGGCCATCGTGCGGGGTTTCCGGCACAGCGGCCGGGTGGTGACCGCCGCCGCGGTCATCATGGTCTCCGTCTTCTCCGGATTCCTCCTCGACGACGCGGCTCTGATCAAGTCGATCGGTCTGGGGCTCGCCGCCGCCGTGTTCTTCGACGCCTTCGTCGTCCGGATGACCATCGTCCCGGCGGTGATGGCCCTGCTCGGTCACCGTGCGTGGGCCCTGCCGAAGTGGCTCGACCGGGTCCTTCCGAACGTGGACGTCGAGGGCGAGAAACTGCGCCACGCGCTCGAAGCCCCGCAGACGGACTCCGCGCCCGAGCCCGTACTCGCCGGTGTCGCCGCCGGGATCCACGGGGGCTCGGACAGCCACAGCGCCCCCCACGTCCTCACCGGCGTCCACGCTTCCGGCGCCCCGGACGCGCCGGCACCTGCCCCACAGGCCCCGGGGAGGGGACACGGACTGTCCGGGCTCAAGCAGCGCCTGGCACGGGGCGGTGACACCAACGTCCCCGCCGGAACGACGGAGTCGGAGGCACCGGCACGAAGGAAACTGCTGAGGAACCCGATGCGCAGGCGCTGA